One part of the Haliotis asinina isolate JCU_RB_2024 chromosome 2, JCU_Hal_asi_v2, whole genome shotgun sequence genome encodes these proteins:
- the LOC137273150 gene encoding breast cancer anti-estrogen resistance protein 3 homolog isoform X1: protein MMHRPKANRADMHRLVLERESRHQSRMAQKHIAVSTWLEALGMLEYLSTFHQYGGVEELLYIQEAEIRDLGIKNSAHRAKLVSSLRILRDKYQKGRLHSSVSGRTSPSSALQQHLQTSPPSPLSHPDYHSLQVSPEKLRQDLQKELNADPSELKSRSWYHGNISRQRAETLVTEDGDFLVRDCISRPGDFVLTCCWKSVPLHFMINALVGDSLLGALPKIYYQFEDESFNSIQVLIDYYQSKGKPVTNASSAVLKSPIARSMPLSYYDSKYGALTSLAAVNIYSSKQSPRGSPLSTPTGSPFGSPGMNRKGPKRTGSQPLLSMDDMVDDRSRSPSIDRCDSLPMINTPTASPQLSGRKEFQPVYHQRAGSEPVLTPNGGLAPCPQNGTEKGGSDSDLSKPPPPKPSRIPSVKYKQRPVVEVRNKLLYEDDGRDYSDYCQVKESPSWLTDNQNNVMNKVKQLNSRRLDNDPLGEKDIYDNNFNNLKKTLTSTPNTKKDPSSRMRLFSDTRFSVIDTSEPDSPKDTVMDNQGPESCVYDVKYLRQRKITTPKVKSHMSYSPHDFKTSLLQSDNKPLDASSMISVKTLLLEGSPKVIAQHMTKVDLQSLNILKEHDFGVGVQSGLELLTLPQGKQLRQDLIERCHCMKLLVMVSTLTCATTTERARMASQWIQVASELKTTIGNLFGFVSVMDALVSRQIQRLRDMWLVLRQNHTGSAYLFDTKLKTAYNALNDGSSSLPLQNVCIPNISPVVHLLERDLDSVMSSLPWEDTDKALFGTEIFLAHLDTARIIASQFALYRIVGSSVISEMKENNEMTDMFKTETQLRLFWGLKGCGVNRSDRHSKFDQLLTVLSDRAEPPGDDGTAV, encoded by the exons GAACTGCTATACATACAGGAGGCTGAGATCCGAGACCTTGGCATCAAGAACAGTGCTCATCGAGCCAAACTTGTCTCCAGTCTGCGAATCCTACGGGACAAGTACCAGAAAG GCAGGCTACACAGCAGTGTCAGTGGACGAACGTCTCCATCATCTGCGCTGCAACAGCATCTACA GACAAGCCCCCCATCTCCTCTTTCTCATCCTGACTACCACAGCCTTCAGGTGTCACCAGAGAAACTCCGACAAGATCTTCAAAAGGAACTCAATGCAGATCCATCAGAGCTAAAGAGCAGGTCCTGGTACCATGGTAACATCTCCCGACAGAGAGCTGAAACCCTGGTCACTGAGGATGGTGATTTCCTTGTGAGGGACTGTATATCTCGACCTGGGGATTTTGTGTTAACATGTTGCTGGAAGTCTGTCCCTCTTCACTTCATGATAAATGCTTTAGTTGGAGATTCTCTTCTCGGTGCCCTACCAAAGATCTATTATCAATTTGAAGATGAGTCTTTCAATAGTATTCAGGTCTTAATTGATTACTATCAATCTAAAGGTAAGCCTGTGACAAATGCATCATCTGCTGTGCTCAAGTCACCCATTGCACGCTCTATGCCTCTGAGTTACTATGACTCCAAGTATGGAGCTCTGACAAGCCTCGCTGCTGTGAACATTTACTCATCTAAACAAAGCCCCAGAGGTAGCCCACTATCCACCCCTACAGGAAGCCCTTTTGGAAGCCCAGGAATGAACCGAAAAGGTCCCAAACGGACCGGCAGTCAACCCTTGTTGTCTATGGATGACATGGTGGATGACAGAAGCCGTTCGCCATCAATAGACCGATGTGACAGCCTCCCCATGATCAACACGCCAACAGCAAGCCCTCAGCTGTCAGGAAGGAAAGAGTTTCAGCCTGTTTACCACCAACGGGCAGGGAGCGAGCCAGTGCTGACTCCTAATGGTGGCTTGGCTCCATGTCCACAGAACGGGACTGAGAAAGGAGGGTCTGATAGTGACCTCTCCAAACCTCCTCCTCCCAAGCCCAGCCGCATACCTTCAGTGAAATACAAGCAGCGGCCTGTGGTGGAGGTTCGCAACAAGTTACTGTATGAAGACGATGGCCGGGACTACTCAGACTATTGTCAGGTGAAGGAGAGTCCGAGCTGGTTGACTGACAATCAGAACAATGTGATGAACAAGGTGAAACAACTGAACAGCAGGAGACTGGACAATGACCCCCTTGGGGAGAAAGACATTTATGATAATAATTTCAACAATCTTAAAAAAACACTTACAAGCACACCCAATACAAAAAAAGATCCGTCATCGAGAATGAGACTTTTCTCTGACACCAGGTTTTCTGTGATTGACACAAGTGAGCCTGACTCGCCTAAGGACACTGTCATGGACAACCAAGGACCAGAGAGCTGTGTTTACGATGTCAAATACCTTAGGCAAAGGAAAATTACAACACCTAAGGTCAAATCTCATATGAGTTACTCACCACATGACTTTAAAACCAGTTTATTGCAAAGTGATAATAAGCCTCTGGATGCTTCCTCCATGATCTCAGTCAAGACACTTCTGTTGGAAGGAAGTCCTAAAGTTATTGCTCAACATATGACCAAAGTGGACTTACAGTCGCTCAATATTCTGAAGGAACATGACTTTGGTGTTGGAGTGCAGTCTGGGTTGGAACTGCTGACCTTGCCTCAGGGGAAGCAACTACGGCAGGACTTGATTGAAAG ATGTCATTGTATGAAGCTGCTGGTGATGGTGTCCACATTGACGTGCGCGACGACAACTGAGCGGGCTCGGATGGCCAGCCAGTGGATCCAGGTTGCAAGTGAACTCAAGACCACCATTGGGAATCTGTTTGGTTTTGTCAGCGTCATGGACGCCCTCGTGTCACGACAG ATTCAAAGACTACGGGACATGTGGCTGGTTCTCCGACAGAATCACACAGGAAGTGCCTACCTGTTCGACACAAAGCTCAAGACTGCATACAATGCCCTTAATGATGGGAGCAGTTCTCTCCCCTTGCAAAATGTGTGTATTCCTAATATAAGCCCGGTGGTACATTTGTTGGAGCGAGATCTGGACTCTGTCATGAGCAGTCTTCCATGGGAGGATACGGACAAGGCTTTGTTTGGTACAGAAATATTTCTGGCTCATTTGGACACTGCACGAATCATTGCATCCCAGTTTGCACTCTACCGTATAGTTGGGAGCTCTGTGATCagtgaaatgaaagaaaataatgaaatgacaGACATGTTCAAAACTGAAACGCAGTTGAGGTTGTTTTGGGGACTGAAAGGTTGTGGTGTCAATCGTTCCGATCGCCACAGCAAGTTCGACCAGCTGTTGACAGTATTGTCCGATCGAGCGGAACCCCCGGGAGATGATGGTACAGCAGTGTAA
- the LOC137273150 gene encoding breast cancer anti-estrogen resistance protein 3 homolog isoform X2, producing MAQKHIAVSTWLEALGMLEYLSTFHQYGGVEELLYIQEAEIRDLGIKNSAHRAKLVSSLRILRDKYQKGRLHSSVSGRTSPSSALQQHLQTSPPSPLSHPDYHSLQVSPEKLRQDLQKELNADPSELKSRSWYHGNISRQRAETLVTEDGDFLVRDCISRPGDFVLTCCWKSVPLHFMINALVGDSLLGALPKIYYQFEDESFNSIQVLIDYYQSKGKPVTNASSAVLKSPIARSMPLSYYDSKYGALTSLAAVNIYSSKQSPRGSPLSTPTGSPFGSPGMNRKGPKRTGSQPLLSMDDMVDDRSRSPSIDRCDSLPMINTPTASPQLSGRKEFQPVYHQRAGSEPVLTPNGGLAPCPQNGTEKGGSDSDLSKPPPPKPSRIPSVKYKQRPVVEVRNKLLYEDDGRDYSDYCQVKESPSWLTDNQNNVMNKVKQLNSRRLDNDPLGEKDIYDNNFNNLKKTLTSTPNTKKDPSSRMRLFSDTRFSVIDTSEPDSPKDTVMDNQGPESCVYDVKYLRQRKITTPKVKSHMSYSPHDFKTSLLQSDNKPLDASSMISVKTLLLEGSPKVIAQHMTKVDLQSLNILKEHDFGVGVQSGLELLTLPQGKQLRQDLIERCHCMKLLVMVSTLTCATTTERARMASQWIQVASELKTTIGNLFGFVSVMDALVSRQIQRLRDMWLVLRQNHTGSAYLFDTKLKTAYNALNDGSSSLPLQNVCIPNISPVVHLLERDLDSVMSSLPWEDTDKALFGTEIFLAHLDTARIIASQFALYRIVGSSVISEMKENNEMTDMFKTETQLRLFWGLKGCGVNRSDRHSKFDQLLTVLSDRAEPPGDDGTAV from the exons GAACTGCTATACATACAGGAGGCTGAGATCCGAGACCTTGGCATCAAGAACAGTGCTCATCGAGCCAAACTTGTCTCCAGTCTGCGAATCCTACGGGACAAGTACCAGAAAG GCAGGCTACACAGCAGTGTCAGTGGACGAACGTCTCCATCATCTGCGCTGCAACAGCATCTACA GACAAGCCCCCCATCTCCTCTTTCTCATCCTGACTACCACAGCCTTCAGGTGTCACCAGAGAAACTCCGACAAGATCTTCAAAAGGAACTCAATGCAGATCCATCAGAGCTAAAGAGCAGGTCCTGGTACCATGGTAACATCTCCCGACAGAGAGCTGAAACCCTGGTCACTGAGGATGGTGATTTCCTTGTGAGGGACTGTATATCTCGACCTGGGGATTTTGTGTTAACATGTTGCTGGAAGTCTGTCCCTCTTCACTTCATGATAAATGCTTTAGTTGGAGATTCTCTTCTCGGTGCCCTACCAAAGATCTATTATCAATTTGAAGATGAGTCTTTCAATAGTATTCAGGTCTTAATTGATTACTATCAATCTAAAGGTAAGCCTGTGACAAATGCATCATCTGCTGTGCTCAAGTCACCCATTGCACGCTCTATGCCTCTGAGTTACTATGACTCCAAGTATGGAGCTCTGACAAGCCTCGCTGCTGTGAACATTTACTCATCTAAACAAAGCCCCAGAGGTAGCCCACTATCCACCCCTACAGGAAGCCCTTTTGGAAGCCCAGGAATGAACCGAAAAGGTCCCAAACGGACCGGCAGTCAACCCTTGTTGTCTATGGATGACATGGTGGATGACAGAAGCCGTTCGCCATCAATAGACCGATGTGACAGCCTCCCCATGATCAACACGCCAACAGCAAGCCCTCAGCTGTCAGGAAGGAAAGAGTTTCAGCCTGTTTACCACCAACGGGCAGGGAGCGAGCCAGTGCTGACTCCTAATGGTGGCTTGGCTCCATGTCCACAGAACGGGACTGAGAAAGGAGGGTCTGATAGTGACCTCTCCAAACCTCCTCCTCCCAAGCCCAGCCGCATACCTTCAGTGAAATACAAGCAGCGGCCTGTGGTGGAGGTTCGCAACAAGTTACTGTATGAAGACGATGGCCGGGACTACTCAGACTATTGTCAGGTGAAGGAGAGTCCGAGCTGGTTGACTGACAATCAGAACAATGTGATGAACAAGGTGAAACAACTGAACAGCAGGAGACTGGACAATGACCCCCTTGGGGAGAAAGACATTTATGATAATAATTTCAACAATCTTAAAAAAACACTTACAAGCACACCCAATACAAAAAAAGATCCGTCATCGAGAATGAGACTTTTCTCTGACACCAGGTTTTCTGTGATTGACACAAGTGAGCCTGACTCGCCTAAGGACACTGTCATGGACAACCAAGGACCAGAGAGCTGTGTTTACGATGTCAAATACCTTAGGCAAAGGAAAATTACAACACCTAAGGTCAAATCTCATATGAGTTACTCACCACATGACTTTAAAACCAGTTTATTGCAAAGTGATAATAAGCCTCTGGATGCTTCCTCCATGATCTCAGTCAAGACACTTCTGTTGGAAGGAAGTCCTAAAGTTATTGCTCAACATATGACCAAAGTGGACTTACAGTCGCTCAATATTCTGAAGGAACATGACTTTGGTGTTGGAGTGCAGTCTGGGTTGGAACTGCTGACCTTGCCTCAGGGGAAGCAACTACGGCAGGACTTGATTGAAAG ATGTCATTGTATGAAGCTGCTGGTGATGGTGTCCACATTGACGTGCGCGACGACAACTGAGCGGGCTCGGATGGCCAGCCAGTGGATCCAGGTTGCAAGTGAACTCAAGACCACCATTGGGAATCTGTTTGGTTTTGTCAGCGTCATGGACGCCCTCGTGTCACGACAG ATTCAAAGACTACGGGACATGTGGCTGGTTCTCCGACAGAATCACACAGGAAGTGCCTACCTGTTCGACACAAAGCTCAAGACTGCATACAATGCCCTTAATGATGGGAGCAGTTCTCTCCCCTTGCAAAATGTGTGTATTCCTAATATAAGCCCGGTGGTACATTTGTTGGAGCGAGATCTGGACTCTGTCATGAGCAGTCTTCCATGGGAGGATACGGACAAGGCTTTGTTTGGTACAGAAATATTTCTGGCTCATTTGGACACTGCACGAATCATTGCATCCCAGTTTGCACTCTACCGTATAGTTGGGAGCTCTGTGATCagtgaaatgaaagaaaataatgaaatgacaGACATGTTCAAAACTGAAACGCAGTTGAGGTTGTTTTGGGGACTGAAAGGTTGTGGTGTCAATCGTTCCGATCGCCACAGCAAGTTCGACCAGCTGTTGACAGTATTGTCCGATCGAGCGGAACCCCCGGGAGATGATGGTACAGCAGTGTAA
- the LOC137273153 gene encoding negative elongation factor B-like → MSGLDALGIPGGEALREALTNCSDPLGAIEEFQSENGVLLPSLRPALPFLDLHGVRRLEFHESILEELREKLVSGISDLANSNREDKIKKLEELLVKSFPVIKVKTVRPVVMNILKHLPQIKEEYLTQILDDKELYTEAATEVKRQIWQDNQALFGDEVSPLLQQYIAEKENSLLSHENSALSFFLPMPKIRRQSEVVQKLVHMIGKNVKLYDMVLQFLRTLFLRTRNTHYCTLRAELLMAIHDLEVNEICSVDPCHKFTWCVDACIRERIVNTNRSRELQGFLDGIKKGQEFVLGDLSMILCDPYALNTIAQSAMKVLLYCVNTETLPRENHDLQLLVRMIALGLGAWNMIDNQVFREPKQESQLFTKFIPCIVGMVVDDQIRAVSTKLEEGACGIRPPSELYSICIKLSPIASLFAMYYALHVARYKDRVAVTQILPTLIHCENDRAYDDIFLHSLISHLIHMVDDFASEEFCSAVFDDFLLVGLSKENVLRHMLRLLWHIHHRLPQARLENLMETVHPNNELSEAVRTTYQQLSEKINTYSPSPVAQPEKLDSPLMSVPAPTPAAADRM, encoded by the exons ATGTCTGGGCTGGATGCTTTAGGTATCCCGGGGGGCGAGGCTCTGAGAGAGGCACTGACCAACTGTTCTGACCCTCTCGGAGCAATTGAAGAGTTTCAGAGTGAAAATGGAGTCCTTCTCCCATCACTAAGACCAGCTCTTCCAttcctggatcttcatggagtGAGACGGCTGGAGTTTCATGAATCCATCTTGGAGGAGCTTCGAGAGAAACTTGTCAGTGGGATATCTGATTTAGCGAACAGTAACAGGGAGGACAAGATCAAGAAGCTAGAGGAGCTCTTGGTAAAGAGTTTTCCTGTCATCAAGGTGAAGACTGTCCGACCTGTTGTGATGAACATCCTTAAACACCTGCCTCAAATCAAAGAGGAGTACCTGACTCAGATCCTAGACGACAAGGAACTGTACACAGAGGCTGCTACAGAGGTCAAGCGACAGATATGGCAGGACAACCAGGCTCTGTTCGGAGATGAAGTCTCACCTCTGTTGCAGcagtatattgctgaaaaagaGAACTCTTTATTGAGTCATGAAAACAGTGCATTGTCATTCTTCCTACCTATGCCTAAAATCCGACGTCAGTCTGAGGTTGTTCAAAAACTAGTCCATATGATTGGTAAAAATGTGAAACTTTATGATATGGTGCTGCAATTTTTAAGGACCTTGTTTTTGAGGACACGAAATACACACTACTGCACATTACGGGCCGAGTTGTTGATGGCTATCCATGATCTGGAAGTGAATGAGATCTGTTCTGTGGATCCATGCCACAAGTTCACCTGGTGTGTGGATGCCTGTATTAGGGAGAGGATTGTTAACACAAACAGGTCCAGAGAGTTGCAGGGTTTCTTGGATGGGATAAAGAAGGGGCAAGAGTTTGTACTAGG AGACCTGTCTATGATCTTATGTGATCCTTACGCCCTCAACACCATAGCTCAGTCAGCCATGAAGGTGCTTCTGTACTGTGTCAACACGGAAACACTGCCGCGG GAGAACCACGACCTACAGCTGCTTGTACGAATGATCGCTCTCGGTCTGGGAGCTTGGAATATGATTGACAACCAGGTCTTCAGGGAACCGAAACAG GAATCTCAGCTGTTCACCAAGTTCATCCCCtgcattgtgggaatggtgGTAGATGATCAGATCCGGGCTGTCAGCACCAAACTGGAGGAGGGGGCGTGTGGGATACGGCCGCCGTCTGAGCTGTACTCCATCTGTATCAAGTTGAGCCCCATAGCCAGCCTGTTTGCCATGTACTACGCCCTCCATGTGGCCCGATACAAGGATCGGGTCGCTGTCACACAGATCCTTCCCACACTCATACACTGTGAGAATGACCGGGCGTACGATGACATATTCCTGCACTCACTAATTTCCCATCTTATACATATGGTTGACGACTTCGCAAGCGAGGAGTTCTGTTCAGCTGTGTTTGATGACTTCCTTCTG GTTGGTCTGTCAAAGGAGAATGTGCTCCGTCACATGCTTCGTCTGTTGTGGCATATACATCATCGACTACCGCAGGCCAGACTGGAGAACCTGATGGAGACAGTGCATCCCAACAATGAG CTGAGTGAAGCTGTGAGGACAACGTATCAGCAGTTGAGTGAGAAGATCAACACATACAGCCCAAGTCCAGTAGCCCAGCCTGAGAAGTTGGACTCGCCTCTCATGAGTGTACCTGCACCTACACCTGCAGCAGCAGATAGGATGTGA